In Deltaproteobacteria bacterium, the following are encoded in one genomic region:
- a CDS encoding MmgE/PrpD family protein → MGKTETALAQFVLDFPTENVSAEIMHLAKRCLMNYAGVALYATLDPSINIMLDFLRAEGCTEQATVVGSGLRTSAQNAALANGFLGHFEDYDDTHSTVIHPTAPILPAALALGEQRGISGRELLAAFAVGVEVACRIGLVIYKNFRDGAAHWHITNTCGVLGAAAAAGRLLKLTEQQMVYAFAIAGTQASGVREVFGSMCKPLHAGKAAQNGLVAALLAQRGFTATDGIFEGERGLVGVMATGHDITSATKDLGSHWELPANGLKPYACGVANHAFIDAMIKLRQKPGVSADTVKHIQGSVLAAAPALVRRRHPRTGTESKFCYYHSMAVGFLDGQALPAQYTDARAVDPLVASIHDRIDISEDPSLPRWTVSVTVELNDGTKYTERIPHPTGMMDTPMSDAMVQQKFDGSAAAVMGAEKAAKAHRALWEADKLSDVRELMPFLMK, encoded by the coding sequence ATGGGAAAAACGGAAACCGCGCTGGCGCAGTTCGTCTTAGACTTTCCGACTGAAAATGTGTCGGCGGAGATCATGCATTTAGCCAAGCGCTGTTTGATGAACTACGCCGGCGTGGCGCTATACGCGACCCTCGATCCGTCGATCAACATCATGCTCGATTTCCTGCGCGCCGAAGGATGCACCGAGCAAGCGACCGTTGTTGGCAGCGGGTTGCGCACTTCGGCGCAGAACGCGGCGTTGGCAAATGGTTTCTTGGGACACTTCGAGGATTATGACGATACCCATTCAACGGTGATCCATCCCACCGCACCGATCTTGCCGGCGGCGCTGGCGCTGGGCGAGCAGCGCGGTATCAGTGGGCGAGAGTTGCTCGCGGCATTTGCCGTCGGCGTCGAGGTCGCTTGCCGCATCGGCTTGGTGATCTACAAAAACTTTCGCGACGGCGCGGCGCACTGGCATATCACCAACACCTGCGGCGTGCTCGGCGCCGCCGCCGCCGCGGGCCGCCTGCTCAAACTTACTGAACAACAAATGGTTTACGCCTTCGCCATCGCCGGCACCCAGGCGAGCGGCGTGCGCGAGGTGTTCGGTTCCATGTGTAAACCCTTGCACGCCGGTAAAGCGGCGCAGAACGGTTTGGTCGCCGCGCTGTTGGCGCAGCGCGGCTTCACCGCCACCGACGGCATCTTCGAAGGCGAGCGCGGCCTGGTCGGCGTGATGGCCACCGGACACGACATTACATCAGCGACTAAAGATCTCGGTAGTCATTGGGAGTTGCCGGCCAACGGACTCAAACCTTACGCCTGCGGCGTCGCCAATCACGCCTTCATCGACGCGATGATCAAGCTCCGCCAAAAGCCCGGCGTGTCCGCCGACACCGTAAAACATATTCAAGGCAGCGTGCTCGCGGCTGCGCCCGCGCTAGTGCGCCGCCGTCATCCACGCACCGGCACCGAATCGAAATTCTGCTACTACCATTCCATGGCCGTAGGATTTCTCGACGGCCAAGCGCTGCCGGCCCAGTACACCGACGCCCGCGCCGTCGACCCGCTAGTCGCATCGATCCACGATCGCATCGATATCAGCGAAGACCCGTCTCTGCCGCGCTGGACTGTGAGCGTGACTGTCGAGTTGAACGATGGCACGAAATACACCGAACGGATTCCGCATCCGACCGGGATGATGGACACACCCATGAGCGACGCGATGGTGCAGCAAAAATTTGACGGGTCAGCGGCTGCGGTGATGGGCGCGGAGAAAGCGGCGAAAGCGCACCGCGCGTTGTGGGAAGCTGATAAGCTTTCGGATGTGCGCGAGTTGATGCCGTTCTTGATGAAGTGA